A genomic window from Silene latifolia isolate original U9 population chromosome 11, ASM4854445v1, whole genome shotgun sequence includes:
- the LOC141615253 gene encoding BURP domain protein RD22-like encodes MEFRFRLVSIFAFFIVALVLASHAAPSTEEYWKKLLPNTPIPKTIQDSLQSGTTGVTVGNHGVDVNVGKPGKGGPVVTVGGPKRKHPVVYVNRGKPFPFRYKYAATQTQLHDNPNVALFLVEKDLKPRTQINMQFIKSTNDAPFLPRPIAESIPFSSEKMTAVYHRFDVTPGSNEAEIMKETLKECETKGIKGEEKHCVTSLESMLDYVTSNLGNKVALVTNSVEKETKLQKYVIKRVKYVSGSATMICHKMNYAYGVFYCHKTDATKTYKVSLVGVDGTKVDAAVICHTNTSTWNPKHLAFQVLKVKPGTTPICHFLPEDHIIWISK; translated from the exons ATGGAGTTCCGCTTTCGCCTCGTTTCCATATTTGCATTTTTCATT GTTGCACTAGTATTGGCAAGCCATGCTGCTCCATCGACCGAAGAGTATTGGAAGAAATTATTGCCCAACACTCCCATACCAAAGACTATCCAAGATTCTTTACAATCTG GAACCACGGGAGTCACAGTTGGAAACCATGGAGTTGATGTGAACGTCGGGAAACCTGGCAAAGGAGGACCAGTCGTGACCGTCGGTGGTCCGAAAAGAAAACATCCCGTGGTGTATGTTAATCGAGGAAAACCTTTTCCTTTCAGATACAAATACGCTGCAACACAAACACAACTCCATGATAATCCAAATGTTGCCCTGTTTTTGGTCGAAAAAGACCTAAAACCTCGAACGCAAATCAACATGCAATTCATCAAAAGTACCAATGACGCTCCCTTCTTACCACGACCAATCGCTGAATCAATTCCCTTCTCATCCGAAAAAATGACGGCGGTTTATCATCGATTTGATGTCACGCCGGGCTCAAATGAGGCCGAGATCATGAAGGAGACCTTAAAAGAGTGTGAAACCAAGGGAATTAAAGGGGAAGAGAAACATTGTGTTACATCGTTAGAGTCTATGCTCGACTATGTCACGTCTAATCTTGGAAATAAAGTCGCTTTGGTAACCAATTCCGTCGAAAAAGAAACTAAATTGCAAAAATATGTTATTAAAAGGGTTAAGTACGTGTCAGGAAGCGCCACCATGATATGTCACAAAATGAATTACGCGTATGGTGTGTTTTATTGTCACAAGACGGATGCAACGAAGACGTACAAGGTGTCGTTGGTTGGTGTCGATGGTACAAAAGTTGATGCGGCCGTTATTTGTCACACTAATACTTCTACTTGGAATCCTAAACATTTGGCCTTTCAAGTGCTTAAGGTTAAGCCAGGGACGACTCCTATTTGTCATTTCCTTCCTGAAGACCACATCATTTGGATTTCCAAGTGA
- the LOC141614534 gene encoding uncharacterized protein LOC141614534 → MFNTMAPYILQITTFVFIVISPCKASLLHPVGGALAESEAGKAMFTGATTVGAPLPSEHRKLGTLGGDIDFDKGFDAGLNLHKQVEIGGDLNFNKQEEAQVEASAEHEANVESDVGGDAKFKKGFDAGFNVDKNVKFGGGFNFNKQFSFSGGASGNGQASEQASHKSGGDQDNSEGQESGQGDDSAGGDDNNQASGDASGHVGGQWSSEFSGQSSKSAEHSSQTSHSNESSSHSSKQGQATGHESDSGQSSGNESGKHESSKSNEESAGNALAQSGVSGGNGEATQVVKGSDKSAGQATQSSEASKSAQASKWAHSSSESSSHSSKTSESSSHASWEASHNASKSWEASHNASKSWEASHNASKSWEASHNASKSWDASHNASKSWEASHNASKSWEASHNASWEATHNASWEASHNASKSIEAAHNAAKSAATSNQAIKSAGQESKKSSGNISGSGQVSEHGSNQESNEVSNGIAPESKASGQASHIGQSTSQSWEASHNASKSWEATHNASWEASYNASKSLEAAHNAAISSATSNQAIKSAGQESNKSSGNGSGNTSGSGQVSEHGFNQQSDEVSNGMASESKTSGQASHTGQLTSQSSGTSSSNKQDDKSKGQAPKEASSKTSNSNEALGQASSETSSEASKSSKTSGQKSESSDASTSGKASGQASNSTDIANEGSNKASNTSASLSQSSTSDKSSTQASSSSGDTSGKSSGDASSKASNSSTTSNDASKATEDSQQASKSYETLAKQIEQSSGRVSHNASVSGSFKFKNMFQKVR, encoded by the exons ATGTTTAATACAATGGCACCATATATTCTACAGATTACTACTTTTGtcttt ATTGTCATTTCACCATGTAAAGCATCGTTGCTTCACCCCGTGGGCGGGGCGTTAGCGGAGTCGGAGGCCGGGAAAGCAATGTTTACTGGAGCAACTACCGTAGGGGCTCCCTTGCCTTCTGAACATCGAAAACTTG GAACGTTAGGTGGAGATATCGATTTTGATAAGGGATTCGACGCCGGCTTAAATTTGCATAAACAAGTAGAAATTGGCGGTGACCTCAACTTCAATAAACAAGAGGAAGCACAAGTAGAAGCCTCTGCTGAACATGAAGCTAATGTCGAAAGCGATGTTGGTGGTGATGCAAAATTCAAGAAGGGATTTGATGCGGGCTTCAACGTCGATAAAAATGTAAAGTTTGGAGGTGGTTTTAACTTTAATAAGCAATTTAGTTTTTCGGGGGGAGCTAGTGGCAATGGACAAGCATCGGAACAAGCCAGCCACAAATCAGGTGGCGATCAGGATAATAGTGAAGGACAAGAATCAGGACAAGGTGACGATTCTGCAGGTGGTGATGATAATAATCAAGCGTCAGGAGATGCATCTGGGCATGTTGGAGGCCAGTGGTCTAGTGAATTTTCGGGTCAGTCATCAAAATCGGCTGAACACTCGAGTCAGACATCACACTCTAATGAATCCTCAAGTCACTCGTCAAAGCAAGGCCAAGCTACGGGCCATGAATCAGATTCTGGCCAATCATCAGGTAACGAATCAGGAAAACATGAATCTTCAAAATCTAATGAAGAGTCGGCGGGAAATGCATTAGCACAATCCGGCGTTTCTGGTGGAAATGGCGAAGCAACTCAAGTAGTTAAAGGATCAGATAAATCTGCAGGTCAAGCAACACAATCTAGTGAAGCCTCAAAATCAGCACAAGCATCAAAATGGGCGCATTCATCAAGCGAATCCTCGAGTCATTCATCAAAAACATCTGAATCCTCAAGCCATGCATCATGGGAAGCCTCTCATAATGCATCAAAATCATGGGAAGCCTCTCATAATGCATCGAAATCATGGGAAGCATCACATAACGCATCGAAATCATGGGAAGCATCACATAACGCATCGAAATCATGGGACGCATCACATAACGCATCGAAATCATGGGAGGCTTCACATAATGCATCCAAATCATGGGAAGCTTCACATAATGCATCATGGGAAGCCACACATAATGCATCATGGGAAGCCTCACATAATGCATCTAAATCAATAGAAGCTGCACATAATGCAGCAAAATCAGCAGCAACCTCGAATCAAGCAATTAAATCGGCTGGCCAAGAATCTAAAAAATCTTCTGGAAATATCTCAGGTTCAG GTCAAGTATCTGAACATGGATCCAATCAAGAATCTAATGAAGTATCAAACGGAATAGCTCCTGAGAGCAAAGCGTCAGGTCAAGCATCACACATAGGACAATCAACCAGCCAATCATGGGAGGCTTCACATAATGCATCCAAATCATGGGAAGCCACACATAATGCATCATGGGAAGCCTCTTATAATGCATCTAAATCACTAGAAGCCGCACATAATGCAGCAATATCGTCAGCAACCTCGAATCAAGCAATTAAATCGGCTGGCCAAGAATCTAACAAATCTTCCGGAAATGGTTCAGGAAATACCTCGGGTTCAG GTCAAGTATCTGAACATGGATTCAATCAACAATCCGATGAAGTTTCAAACGGAATGGCTTCTGAGAGCAAAACATCAGGTCAAGCATCACACACAGGACAATTAACTAGCCAATCATCGGGAACATCTTCAAGCAATAAACAAGATGACAAATCTAAAGGCCAAGCGCCTAAAGAGGCATCTAGTAAAACATCAAATTCCAATGAAGCTCTAGGCCAAGCATCAAGTGAAACTTCTAGTGAAGCGTCAAAATCAAGCAAAACCTCGGGACAAAAATCAGAATCAAGTGATGCTTCTACATCCGGCAAAGCCTCAGGCCAAGCATCCAACTCCACAGATATAGCAAATGAAGGTAGTAATAAGGCATCTAACACTAGTGCGTCTTTGAGCCAATCATCTACATCTGACAAATCCTCAACCcaagcatcatcatcatcaggagATACCTCTGGCAAATCATCTGGAGACGCCTCTAGTAAAGCATCGAACTCTAGTACTACTTCGAATGATGCATCAAAAGCTACTGAAGACTCACAACAAGCATCAAAATCATATGAGACTTTGGCCAAACAAATTGAACAATCTTCTGGAAGAGTTTCACATAATGCATCAGTTTCAGGTAGTTTTAAGTTCAAAAACATGTTCCAAAAAGTACGATAA
- the LOC141612205 gene encoding uncharacterized protein LOC141612205 → MDNTSKSVGSLDQESSSGEASSKSSAEASNKVLNSAENANSSSKSNNTSDQTSKSTGSSDMDKSSKNGINDTTSGQSQLNQESGQSAKLSMGQASSQSSGHSTNETSGQASGRVSSQNSGQSTSEVSGHASGTVSSQSSGHSTSKAYGQTSGQESSHSAGNYSSKTSGEASGQVSSQNSGQSLSEAAGKTSGQISSQSLGLSSNKAFGQASSGVSSQSTGNSSNRDSNQSSSQHSGQSSSQSSGSSSSQASKSSETSGQASTTNSNQSNGTESNGTSSGKSFGQGSNQDSKNSSKASSQVSSEGSSQNAGKTLNEAAGQTSGKESSQSLGHSSSKIYGQTSGQVSSQSSGESSSGESNHTSTNSSGREDSGQSSSQLSGSSSSQASKSAETSDQASIKHSNESNGSGSKDTTTSGKTLGQGSNQESKQSSNEAFGQVSSQNVGQTSNEAAVQTSGQVPSQSLGHSSGKSFGQGANQESKQSSSDASDKASGQVSSQHSGQSLSEAAEQTSGQISSQYSRGSSSKSFGQASGQESSQSSGQYFNGESNQSSGQHSDQSGSSSSQASKSNETSGQVGRQSSGSSSSEATKSSENSGQAASQSSASSSSQGSKSSETSGQAANQYLGSSSSESLKSSENSGQATSQSSGSSSSQGSKSNETSGQDASQSSGSSSSDAAKSSENSRQAASQSSGSSSSEASKSNENSAQGASQSSGPSREAAKSSENFDQAANESSGSSSSESAKSSENSGKAASQSSGSSSSQGSKSSETLSQAARQSSGSSSREAAKSSENSGQVAKQSSGSSSSEASKSSENSGQAASQSSGSSSSQRSKSNETSGQGASQSFGSSSSEAAKSSENSGQAASQSSGSSSSEASKSSEKYGQGASQSSGSSSREVAKSSENSGQAANESSGSSSSESGQSSENYGQATSQSSGSSSSQGSKSSEMSGQAASQSSGSSSREAAKSSENSGQAANQSSGSSSSEATKSSENSGQATSQSSGSSSSQGLKSSETFGQAASQSSGSSSSQASKSSGTSGQAVSKNSNQSVGSGSNEASTSGKSIGQGVNHESKQPLGEASGQASSQASSQTIGKSSSKESNQFSNKSSGKHSSQASRQASKSSESSSQTSNSGQSTNKACNQALNSAESSKVGAQTSISGQISNKPSNQDSQSAGSPSKSSKSGASYGKSSSSAEEKGSSGSTSSQSFGQGSSKESGQSSKVSMNKALEQSSRTSSSQTSGQASSQSSGESLNNNSNKSSSKESNKNSSSLHNQDLGTSASEASNSGEACIQSSKSSGKRSRKESSHSHKRSSTKESNHLGQSSSRTSWSHEAHKSSKESLAQASSHSSQHSSKQFSRASSDHASGHVSQTSSNQASYTCPCPCQCKEPYMNSINSRSRKLLASNQ, encoded by the exons ATGGACAATACATCAAAATCTGTTGGATCCTTAGACCAAGAGTCATCATCAGGAGAAGCCTCTAGTAAATCATCGGCTGAAGCCTCAAACAAAGTTTTAAACTCCGCAGAAAACGCAAATAGTTCATCGAAATCAAATAATACCTCGGATCAAACATCGAAATCAACTGGGTCTTCAGATATGGACAAGTCTTCTAAAAATGGTATTAATGACACAACTTCAG GTCAATCACAATTAAATCAAGAATCAGGACAATCGGCTAAATTGTCAATGGGTCAAGCTTCTAGCCAATCATCAGGGCATTCTACAAATGAAACATCTGGTCAAGCATCTGGCCGAGTATCATCGCAAAATTCAGGGCAATCTACAAGTGAAGTATCTGGCCATGCCTCAGGTACTGTATCATCCCAATCTTCAGGACATTCAACAAGTAAAGCATATGGCCAAACATCGGGGCAGGAATCTTCACATTCTGCAGGAAATTATTCGAGTAAAACGTCTGGTGAAGCATCAGGACAAGTATCATCGCAAAATTCAGGACAATCTTTAAGTGAAGCAGCTGGCAAAACATCAGGGCAAATATCATCACAATCTTTGGGACTTTCTTCAAATAAAGCATTCGGGCAAGCATCAAGTGGAGTATCATCGCAATCTACGGGAAACTCTTCGAATAGAGATTCTAACCAAAGTTCTAGTCAACACTCAGGTCAATCATCTAGTCAGTCTTCAGGATCATCTTCTAGTCAAGCATCAAAGTCTAGTGAAACTTCGGGCCAAGCATCGACCACAAATTCTAACCAATCTAATGGAACCGAATCAAATGGAACTTCTTCAG GAAAATCATTCGGACAAGGATCAAATCAGGATTCAAAAAATTCATCTAAAGCATCCAGCCAAGTATCAAGCGAAGGATCGTCGCAAAACGCGGGAAAAACATTAAATGAAGCAGCTGGCCAAAcatcgggaaaagaatcatcgCAATCTTTAGGACATTCTTCGAGTAAAATATATGGGCAAACATCtggtcaagtttcatcgcaatcTTCAGGAGAATCTTCCAGTGGAGAATCAAATCATACTTCTACTAATAGCTCTGGTCGTGAAGACTCGGGTCAATCATCTAGCCAATTATCTGGATCATCTTCTAGTCAAGCATCAAAGTCAGCTGAAACCTCAGACCAAGCTTCGATCAAACATTCTAACGAATCTAATGGAAGTGGTTCAAAAGATACTACAACTTCAG GAAAAACACTTGGGCAAGGATCCAATCAAGAATCAAAACAATCTTCAAATGAAGCATTTGGCCAAGTATCATCGCAAAATGTTGGACAAACGTCAAATGAAGCAGCCGTTCAAACATCAGGACAAGTACCATCGCAATCTTTAGGGCATTCTTCAG GGAAATCATTCGGGCAAGGAGCAAATCAAGAATCAAAACAATCATCAAGTGATGCATCTGACAAAGCTTCAGGGCAAGTATCATCGCAACACTCAGGACAATCTTTAAGTGAAGCAGCCGAGCAAACGTCAGGGCAAATTTCATCACAATATTCCAGAGGTTCTTCAAGTAAATCATTTGGACAAGCATCAGGTCAAGAGTCGTCTCAATCATCGGGACAATATTTCAACGGAGAATCAAACCAAAGTTCCGGTCAACACTCGGATCAATCAGGATCATCTTCTAGTCAAGCATCAAAGTCTAATGAAACCTCCGGCCAAGTTGGGAGACAATCTTCAGGATCATCTTCTAGTGAAGCAACAAAGTCTAGTGAAAACTCCGGCCAAGCTGCGAGCCAATCTTCAGCATCATCTTCTAGTCAAGGATCAAAGTCTAGTGAAACCTCCGGCCAAGCTGCAAACCAATACTTAGGATCATCTTCTAGTGAATCATTAAAGTCAAGTGAAAACTCCGGCCAAGCTACAAGCCAATCTTCAGGATCATCTTCTAGTCAAGGATCAAAGTCCAATGAAACCTCCGGCCAAGATGCGAGCCAATCTTCTGGCTCATCTTCTAGTGACGCAGCAAAGTCTAGTGAAAACTCCAGGCAAGCTGCGAGCCAATCTTCAGGATCATCTTCTAGTGAAGCATCAAAGTCTAATGAAAACTCCGCCCAGGGTGCGAGCCAATCTTCAGGACCTTCTCGTGAAGCAGCAAAGTCTAGTGAAAACTTCGACCAAGCTGCGAACGAATCTTCTGGATCATCTTCTAGTGAATCAGCAAAGTCTAGTGAAAACTCCGGCAAAGCAGCGAGCCAATCTTCAGGATCCTCTTCAAGTCAAGGATCAAAGTCTAGTGAAACCCTTAGCCAAGCTGCGAGACAATCATCAGGATCATCTTCTCGTGAAGCAGCAAAGTCTAGTGAAAACTCTGGCCAAGTTGCGAAGCAATCTTCTGGATCATCTTCTAGTGAAGCATCAAAGTCTAGTGAAAACTCCGGCCAAGCTGCGAGCCAATCTTCAGGATCATCTTCTAGTCAAAGATCAAAGTCTAATGAAACCTCTGGCCAAGGTGCAAGCCAATCTTTTGGATCATCTTCTAGTGAAGCAGCAAAGTCTAGTGAAAACTCCGGCCAAGCTGCGAGCCAATCTTCAGGATCATCTTCTAGTGAAGCATCAAAGTCTAGTGAAAAATACGGCCAGGGTGCGAGCCAATCTTCAGGATCATCTTCTCGTGAAGTCGCAAAGTCTAGTGAAAACTCCGGCCAAGCTGCGAACGAATCTTCTGGATCATCTTCTAGTGAATCAGGTCAGTCTAGTGAAAACTATGGCCAAGCTACGAGCCAATCTTCAGGATCATCTTCTAGTCAAGGATCAAAGTCTAGTGAAATGTCTGGCCAAGCTGCAAGCCAATCTTCTGGATCATCTTCTCGTGAAGCAGCAAAGTCTAGTGAAAACTCCGGCCAAGCTGCAAACCAATCTTCTGGATCATCTTCTAGTGAAGCAACAAAGTCTAGTGAAAACTCCGGCCAAGCTACGAGCCAATCTTCGGGATCATCTTCTAGTCAAGGATTAAAGTCAAGTGAAACCTTCGGCCAAGCTGCGAGCCAATCTTCAGGATCATCTTCTAGTCAAGCATCAAAGTCTAGTGGAACTTCCGGCCAAGCTGTGAGTAAAAATTCTAACCAATCTGTTGGAAGTGGTTCAAATGAAGCCTCAACTTCAG GGAAATCAATTGGTCAAGGAGTAAATCATGAATCAAAACAACCTTTAGGTGAAGCATCTGGTCAAGCTTCAAGTCAAGCATCATCTCAGACCATTGGAAAATCTTCGAGCAAAGAATCGAACCAGTTTTCTAATAAAAGTTCTGGAAAACACTCGAGTCAAGCAAGTCGCCAAGCTTCAAAATCAAGTGAATCCTCGAGCCAGACATCAAACTCGGGCCAAAGTACAAACAAAGCCTGCAATCAGGCATTAAATTCAGCTGAATCATCAAAAGTTGGAGCGCAAACATCCATATCAGGGCAAATATCAAACAAACCATCTAATCAAGATTCGCAATCGGCTGGTTCCCCGAGTAAATCATCAAAGTCAGGTGCATCCTATGGAAAATCATCATCATCAGCTGAAGAAAAAGGAAGCTCAGGATCAACTTCAA GTCAATCATTTGGACAAGGATCAAGTAAAGAATCAGGACAATCATCTAAAGTGTCCATGAACAAGGCATTAGAACAATCTTCTAGAACGTCGTCAAGTCAAACATCTGGTCAAGCATCATCACAATCATCGGGAGAATCTTTGAACAATAATTCAAACAAGTCATCTAGCAAAGAATCTAACAAGAACTCCAGTAGTTTACATAACCAAGATTTAGGGACATCGGCGAGTGAAGCTTCAAACTCAGGTGAAGCATGCATCCAATCATCTAAGTCATCGGGCAAAAGATCGCGTAAAGAATCATCACATTCACATAAAAGATCATCTACGAAAGAATCAAATCACTTAGGTCAATCGTCTTCAAGGACATCTTGGAGCCATGAGGCCCACAAATCGTCGAAAGAATCTTTAGCTCAAGCATCTAGTCACTCTTCTCAACACTCATCCAAGCAATTTTCTAGAGCATCATCAGATCACGCATCAGGTCATGTTTCTCAAACATCTTCAAATCAAGCTTCTTACACTTGTCCATGCCCATGCCAATGTAAAGAGCCATACATGAACTCAATAAATAGCAGATCAAGAAAACTTTTGGCATCAAATCAATAG